Proteins encoded by one window of Gehongia tenuis:
- a CDS encoding LysR family transcriptional regulator translates to MTIRHLKIFIEVAGTGNMSQAAEKLFITQPSVSQAIADIERYYQIRLFERFSKKLFITEAGRELLGYARHIVSLFEEMEAVALNRAEVPFLRVGATVTVGTCVIGPVLERLKALRPETETAVMVDNTRVIEEKLVQSELDVALVEGRIKSGELKVEPVVNDQLVLIAGPDHPFYKRKKVQLAELNGQPFILREKGSGTRELFEERMAAEGYTLREKWVCNNSEAIKKAVMGGQGLSVISTLLVEEEIHQGKLASIPIEGCPLHRKFSLVYHRNKYLTEPLKDFMAVCRKQ, encoded by the coding sequence ATGACGATACGCCATTTGAAAATATTCATTGAGGTTGCAGGTACCGGCAACATGAGCCAAGCCGCGGAAAAGCTGTTCATCACCCAGCCGTCGGTGAGCCAAGCCATTGCCGATATTGAACGGTATTATCAGATCCGGCTGTTTGAACGGTTTTCCAAGAAGCTTTTCATTACGGAAGCGGGCAGAGAGCTGCTGGGATATGCGCGGCATATCGTCTCCCTTTTTGAAGAGATGGAGGCCGTGGCCCTGAATCGGGCGGAGGTACCCTTCCTTCGCGTCGGCGCCACGGTGACGGTGGGCACCTGCGTGATCGGACCGGTGCTGGAGCGGCTGAAGGCGCTGCGCCCGGAAACGGAGACGGCAGTGATGGTGGATAACACCCGGGTGATTGAGGAAAAGCTTGTGCAAAGCGAACTGGATGTGGCCTTGGTGGAGGGCCGGATTAAAAGCGGAGAACTCAAGGTGGAGCCAGTGGTGAACGACCAGCTGGTGCTCATTGCGGGACCCGATCATCCTTTTTATAAGAGGAAGAAGGTCCAGCTGGCTGAGCTGAACGGCCAGCCCTTTATCCTGCGGGAGAAGGGCAGCGGCACCCGGGAACTCTTTGAGGAACGGATGGCGGCGGAAGGATATACGCTGCGGGAAAAATGGGTGTGCAACAATTCAGAGGCCATCAAAAAGGCGGTGATGGGCGGCCAGGGCTTGTCGGTGATCTCGACCTTGTTGGTGGAGGAGGAGATTCACCAAGGTAAACTGGCCAGCATACCCATAGAGGGCTGCCCGCTTCATCGGAAGTTTTCGCTGGTGTACCACCGCAACAAGTATCTGACCGAACCCCTCAAGGATTTTATGGCGGTATGCCGAAAACAATAA
- a CDS encoding MATE family efflux transporter: protein MNIRSLFRWESSFTQTVFRIAIPIVIQSLVTASMHIVDNVMVGQLGEAEIAAVTQANRISFLFQLILFGLGGGTSVFVAQYWGKGDMKGIRKVMGLALAVSFSVSLVFAAVVVLMPQKVMGIFLHEQVTIDLAGQYLSIVGFCYIFQSISFIVGTVQKSTEQVKLPMAAGITAIVINTILNYGLILGKLGMPKLGVQGAAIATVTATGVEMLLVVCLGYKFRFATAAKLRELLPGSRAFVKRFFRIALPVICNETLWAMGVLVYSIVYGHMGTTAVAAFSIFNTVDQLTLVLARGLVGACSVMVGKAIGMGEEDTAQLYAKRLYAASVVVAQLTGFLIIALSGLAVSLYNVSPEVARTAQTLICISAGCMWLMASNNIIVVGILRAGGDVKYSLVLDAGTVWVVGVPMAILGGIVLGLPIQYVYAMILTEGLVKMIIGFRRFLSKKWIHNVVRHEDDGEIFQVG from the coding sequence ATGAATATCAGAAGCTTATTTCGGTGGGAATCGTCTTTTACACAAACAGTTTTTCGCATTGCCATTCCCATTGTGATACAAAGCCTGGTGACCGCATCCATGCATATTGTGGACAATGTGATGGTGGGCCAGCTGGGCGAAGCGGAGATTGCGGCGGTCACTCAGGCCAACCGCATCAGCTTTTTGTTCCAGTTGATTCTCTTCGGCCTTGGCGGCGGCACCTCGGTGTTTGTGGCCCAGTACTGGGGCAAGGGGGATATGAAGGGTATTCGGAAGGTGATGGGCCTTGCACTGGCCGTGTCCTTTTCGGTCAGTCTCGTCTTTGCGGCGGTGGTGGTGCTTATGCCGCAGAAGGTGATGGGCATCTTCCTTCATGAGCAGGTGACCATAGATCTTGCAGGCCAATACCTATCCATTGTGGGATTTTGTTATATCTTCCAATCCATCAGCTTCATCGTGGGTACGGTGCAAAAGTCCACCGAACAGGTGAAGCTGCCCATGGCGGCTGGAATTACGGCCATCGTCATCAACACCATTCTCAACTACGGCCTTATTCTGGGCAAGCTGGGGATGCCCAAACTGGGGGTTCAGGGCGCGGCCATCGCCACGGTGACGGCCACGGGTGTGGAAATGCTGTTGGTGGTGTGTCTTGGCTACAAGTTCCGCTTTGCTACGGCGGCAAAATTGAGAGAGCTTCTTCCCGGATCCCGGGCCTTCGTTAAACGGTTCTTCCGTATTGCGCTGCCAGTGATCTGCAACGAGACGCTGTGGGCCATGGGCGTATTGGTCTATTCCATCGTCTACGGGCACATGGGCACCACGGCGGTGGCTGCTTTCAGCATCTTCAACACTGTGGACCAGTTGACTTTGGTATTGGCCCGGGGACTTGTGGGCGCCTGTTCGGTGATGGTGGGCAAGGCTATTGGAATGGGCGAGGAGGATACGGCGCAGCTCTATGCCAAGCGGCTTTATGCTGCCAGCGTGGTGGTGGCACAGCTCACGGGCTTTCTCATCATAGCCCTAAGCGGCCTTGCGGTGAGCCTTTATAACGTATCGCCGGAGGTCGCCCGCACCGCTCAGACCCTTATCTGCATCAGTGCGGGATGCATGTGGCTGATGGCCTCCAACAACATCATCGTAGTGGGTATTCTGCGGGCGGGCGGAGACGTGAAATACTCCTTGGTGTTGGATGCAGGCACCGTTTGGGTGGTGGGCGTGCCCATGGCCATTCTGGGCGGCATTGTCCTCGGATTGCCCATCCAGTATGTCTATGCAATGATCCTTACGGAGGGTCTGGTGAAGATGATCATTGGATTCCGCCGCTTTCTTTCCAAGAAGTGGATCCATAATGTGGTGCGGCACGAGGACGACGGCGAAATCTTTCAGGTGGGGTAA
- the vanR gene encoding VanR-ABDEGLN family response regulator transcription factor yields the protein MAEEHILVVDDEKEIADLVEVYLQNEGFVVHKFYNGLDAWQCIETMHLDLAMLDVMLPDLDGFELCRKIRESHNFPVIMLTAKVEDMDKIQGLALGADDYITKPFNPLEMVARAKAQLRRYKRYNQGNQDNGDCIEVSGLMINRATHTSTLNGKALALTPTEFSILWLLCENRGRVIPSEELFEKVWGEKYLESNNTVMVHIRRLREKMNEPPRKPKYIKTVWGVGYKIEK from the coding sequence ATGGCGGAAGAACATATTCTGGTCGTGGATGATGAGAAGGAAATTGCGGATCTCGTGGAGGTTTATCTGCAAAACGAGGGTTTTGTTGTGCATAAATTTTATAATGGATTGGATGCCTGGCAGTGTATAGAAACGATGCATTTGGATTTGGCAATGCTGGATGTGATGCTGCCCGACCTGGACGGATTTGAGCTTTGCCGAAAGATTCGTGAAAGCCATAACTTTCCGGTGATTATGCTCACCGCCAAGGTGGAGGATATGGACAAAATTCAGGGGCTTGCACTCGGCGCGGATGATTACATTACCAAACCGTTCAATCCGCTGGAGATGGTTGCGCGTGCCAAAGCTCAGCTGCGCCGCTACAAGCGCTACAACCAGGGCAATCAGGACAATGGGGATTGCATCGAGGTTTCCGGGCTGATGATTAACCGGGCCACCCATACCTCAACGCTCAATGGCAAAGCGCTGGCGCTGACGCCCACGGAGTTTTCCATCCTGTGGCTGCTTTGTGAGAACCGGGGGCGGGTGATTCCCTCGGAGGAACTGTTTGAAAAGGTCTGGGGCGAAAAATATCTAGAGTCCAACAATACGGTGATGGTGCATATCCGAAGACTGCGGGAGAAAATGAACGAGCCGCCCAGAAAGCCCAAGTATATCAAGACCGTGTGGGGAGTGGGTTATAAAATTGAAAAATAA
- a CDS encoding methionyl aminopeptidase, with protein sequence MKIGRNDACWCGSGQKYKRCHMQMDERIEHYRALGHEVPGRELIKTPEQIARIKESAAVNNGLLDYITPFVKAGISTGEIDRLVEEYTRGAGAVPAPLHYNGFPKSVCTSLNSEVCHGIPSSDVVLKEGDIINVDVSTILDGYFSDASRMFMIGEVSDAAQRLVQVAKECVEVGIAALKPWGFMGDMGEAVHEHALKNGYSVVREIGGHGVGLEFHEEPFVSYVSKRGAEMLLVPGMMFTVEPMVNEGTDRVVTDEKNGWTVYTADGKLSAQWESMVLITEDGVEILSC encoded by the coding sequence ATGAAGATTGGTCGAAACGATGCGTGCTGGTGCGGCAGCGGCCAAAAGTACAAGCGCTGTCATATGCAAATGGACGAGAGGATCGAGCATTACCGGGCCTTGGGCCATGAGGTGCCCGGACGGGAACTGATCAAAACGCCGGAGCAGATCGCCCGGATCAAAGAGAGCGCCGCGGTAAACAATGGGCTGCTGGACTACATCACGCCCTTTGTGAAGGCGGGTATTTCCACCGGGGAGATCGACCGGCTGGTGGAAGAGTATACCCGCGGGGCGGGCGCCGTTCCGGCGCCCCTTCATTACAACGGTTTCCCCAAAAGTGTATGTACATCCCTCAACAGCGAGGTGTGCCACGGCATTCCCAGTTCCGACGTGGTGCTGAAGGAAGGGGATATCATCAATGTGGATGTTTCCACCATTCTGGACGGTTATTTTTCCGATGCGTCCCGCATGTTCATGATCGGTGAAGTGAGCGATGCCGCTCAAAGACTGGTGCAGGTGGCCAAGGAATGCGTGGAGGTGGGCATTGCGGCGCTGAAGCCTTGGGGCTTTATGGGTGACATGGGCGAGGCGGTCCATGAGCACGCTTTAAAGAACGGCTATTCGGTGGTGCGGGAGATCGGCGGCCATGGTGTGGGCCTGGAATTCCATGAGGAGCCTTTTGTGAGCTATGTTTCCAAACGGGGCGCGGAGATGCTGCTGGTGCCCGGCATGATGTTCACCGTGGAGCCCATGGTGAACGAGGGCACGGACCGGGTGGTAACCGATGAGAAGAATGGCTGGACGGTGTACACGGCCGACGGCAAGCTTTCCGCCCAGTGGGAGAGTATGGTGCTCATTACCGAGGACGGCGTGGAGATCCTCAGTTGCTGA
- a CDS encoding sensor histidine kinase, with translation MKNNMLRKFKWKMFGKCILWILFGMLILFVLLYLADTLLNDVLANMVSLADRSLYLFFVRNKLETVLVLMVLFVVVAIYFTLNSTMKYFNLLIGSIKKVFQKDESLITLPNDFKEIENQLNTIKYDTLRNEQLAKEAEQRKNDLVVYLAHDLKTPLTSVIGYLSLLNEAEGMPEEQRAKYLSICLDKAERLEDLTNEFFEITRFNLQNITLEMGRVNLSLMLRQLADEFYPLFAAKGLMCRMEVHSDLVIQGDGDKLARVFDNILRNAINYGYENSEIEILARQVDEKVRIRFRNHGPRIPEEKLDHIFEKFYRLDSARSTRSGGAGLGLAIAKQIVELHHGSISAESGEDMTEFTVLLPLRAKK, from the coding sequence TTGAAAAATAATATGCTGCGCAAATTTAAATGGAAGATGTTTGGCAAATGCATTCTCTGGATTTTGTTTGGCATGCTCATTCTTTTTGTGCTGCTGTATCTAGCGGATACCCTGTTGAACGATGTGCTGGCCAATATGGTAAGCCTGGCGGACCGGTCCTTGTACCTGTTCTTTGTGAGAAACAAGCTTGAGACCGTTCTTGTGTTGATGGTTTTATTCGTGGTGGTCGCCATCTATTTCACGCTGAACAGCACAATGAAATATTTCAATCTGCTGATCGGATCCATCAAGAAGGTCTTTCAAAAGGATGAATCACTGATCACGCTGCCCAACGATTTTAAGGAGATTGAAAATCAGCTCAATACCATTAAATATGACACCCTGCGCAATGAGCAGCTGGCGAAGGAGGCTGAACAGCGAAAGAACGATCTGGTGGTTTATCTGGCCCACGACCTTAAAACGCCGCTCACTTCGGTGATCGGGTATCTGAGCCTGCTCAATGAGGCGGAGGGAATGCCGGAGGAACAGCGGGCCAAATATCTATCCATATGCCTGGACAAGGCCGAACGGCTGGAGGATTTGACCAACGAATTCTTTGAGATCACCCGCTTCAATCTGCAGAACATTACGCTGGAGATGGGCCGGGTCAATCTGTCGCTCATGCTTCGGCAGCTGGCGGATGAGTTTTATCCGCTGTTTGCCGCCAAGGGCCTCATGTGCCGGATGGAGGTGCATTCGGACCTTGTCATTCAGGGTGACGGGGACAAGCTGGCTCGGGTTTTTGATAATATTCTCAGAAACGCTATCAATTATGGATATGAAAACAGCGAAATTGAGATCCTGGCCCGCCAAGTGGATGAGAAGGTGCGCATCCGCTTTCGCAACCACGGCCCGCGCATACCCGAGGAGAAGCTGGATCATATCTTTGAAAAGTTCTATCGGCTGGACTCGGCGCGGTCCACGCGAAGCGGCGGAGCCGGACTGGGGCTTGCCATTGCCAAGCAGATCGTGGAGCTGCATCATGGCAGCATCTCCGCTGAAAGCGGCGAGGACATGACCGAGTTTACCGTGCTGCTGCCCCTTAGGGCAAAAAAATAG
- a CDS encoding ABC transporter substrate-binding protein — MKKWIAFAIAFLMAASVLAACTPTFGSDRNHTFTDDLDREVRLNGMPKKVVALMGSYAETWLLAGGALAGTTSDAVDERKLDLGEDVQIVGTVKEPNLEQVLALSPDFVILSADIQGHVKAGETLEAAGIPHAYFKVELFSDYLSMLQRLTGITGREDLYESNGLAVQRQIDEVLAGRPDERPTVLFIRAFSTGAKAKGDDNMTGAMLKDLGADNIAARHASLLEEISMEEIIAEDPDFILVTTMGGTEEALAALKESVQQNPAWNELSAVKNDRYIVLPKDLFHYKPNARWGEAYEELAKILYP; from the coding sequence ATGAAGAAATGGATTGCCTTTGCAATTGCTTTTCTGATGGCGGCCAGTGTATTGGCGGCCTGCACCCCCACTTTCGGCAGCGACAGGAACCATACCTTCACCGATGATCTGGACCGGGAGGTTCGTCTCAACGGTATGCCAAAAAAGGTGGTGGCTCTCATGGGCTCCTACGCCGAAACCTGGCTTTTGGCCGGCGGCGCCTTGGCAGGAACCACCAGCGACGCTGTCGACGAACGAAAGCTGGACCTGGGGGAGGACGTTCAGATCGTGGGCACCGTAAAGGAACCCAATCTCGAACAGGTTCTGGCCCTCAGCCCCGATTTCGTCATTCTCTCCGCCGATATCCAGGGACATGTGAAGGCCGGTGAGACGTTGGAGGCCGCAGGCATTCCCCACGCCTATTTCAAGGTGGAGCTCTTTTCCGACTACCTCAGCATGCTGCAAAGGCTCACGGGAATCACCGGCCGGGAGGACCTGTACGAAAGCAACGGTCTTGCCGTCCAGCGGCAAATCGATGAAGTATTGGCCGGCCGGCCCGATGAGCGTCCCACGGTGCTCTTCATCCGGGCTTTCTCCACCGGCGCTAAGGCTAAAGGCGATGATAATATGACCGGCGCCATGCTGAAGGACCTGGGCGCAGATAACATAGCCGCCCGCCACGCCTCCCTTCTGGAAGAAATCAGCATGGAGGAAATCATCGCCGAGGATCCAGATTTCATCCTGGTAACCACCATGGGCGGCACGGAGGAAGCCCTTGCCGCTCTCAAGGAAAGCGTCCAGCAAAATCCCGCCTGGAATGAGCTTTCCGCCGTAAAAAATGACCGCTATATTGTCCTGCCCAAGGACTTGTTTCACTACAAACCCAATGCCCGCTGGGGAGAAGCCTATGAAGAACTGGCCAAAATTCTCTATCCGTAA
- a CDS encoding alpha/beta fold hydrolase — protein MLTGRVRLYGKKPYGAAVLHGGPGAMGSMEDVARHLAKWGAMEPWQSRLTVMGQVEELHEQLTAYGELPAVVIGHSWGAWLALLHNAAHPKAVKKLILVDSGPLESRYVPEIMERRKANLGPEARRTFLRLLGEAERGNAKAMAQLGELADRADSVDPLPQRAKEPDAEQYRRVWPEADAMRRQGKLKEALSGISCPVTVIHGAQDPHPPAGVLEPLKEMGVPCRSFILPKCGHTPWLERSAREIFYELLDEELKA, from the coding sequence TTGCTGACGGGAAGGGTGCGCCTCTACGGTAAAAAGCCCTACGGTGCGGCGGTGCTTCACGGCGGCCCCGGCGCGATGGGCTCGATGGAGGACGTGGCTCGTCATCTGGCGAAGTGGGGGGCAATGGAGCCCTGGCAGAGCCGGTTAACGGTGATGGGTCAGGTGGAGGAGCTCCATGAGCAGCTGACAGCTTATGGGGAACTTCCTGCGGTGGTTATCGGCCATTCCTGGGGAGCCTGGCTGGCACTGCTTCATAATGCCGCTCATCCCAAGGCGGTGAAAAAGCTTATTCTGGTGGACAGTGGACCCTTGGAGAGCCGTTATGTGCCGGAGATCATGGAGCGGCGGAAGGCGAATCTGGGCCCGGAAGCGAGGCGGACATTTTTGAGGCTGCTTGGCGAGGCGGAACGAGGGAACGCCAAAGCCATGGCACAGCTGGGGGAGCTGGCAGATCGAGCGGACAGCGTGGACCCGCTGCCCCAAAGGGCAAAGGAGCCGGACGCCGAACAGTACAGGCGGGTGTGGCCGGAAGCGGATGCCATGCGCCGTCAGGGAAAACTGAAGGAAGCCCTGTCCGGAATCAGCTGCCCGGTAACCGTGATCCATGGCGCCCAGGACCCTCATCCCCCGGCAGGGGTTCTGGAACCTCTGAAGGAGATGGGCGTTCCCTGCCGAAGCTTCATTTTGCCAAAGTGCGGGCATACGCCCTGGCTGGAGCGGAGCGCGAGAGAAATCTTTTACGAGCTTTTGGACGAAGAGCTCAAGGCCTGA
- a CDS encoding DUF5685 family protein, translating into MFGYIIANQEDLSEADARHYRACYCGLCQRLGEVYGLRGRVTLTYDMTFLIVLLSSLYEPETEQGQRRCAVHPFKTHAFWRTPITDYAADMNVALAYHNCWDDWQDDRSLAGYSEARLLRKHYDAIEKRYPRQCQAIAEGLSKLAAIEKAGVPDLDSAANAFGALMAEIFVWKEDAWADALRRMAAGLGRFIYTMDAYEDVEKDVRKGRYNPLVQLHQGPDFEVRCKRILTLFLGECAIAFEKLPLVQDLPILRNILYSGVWTKYTLLQKKKERNES; encoded by the coding sequence ATGTTTGGATACATCATCGCCAATCAGGAGGATCTGTCCGAGGCTGACGCCCGGCACTACCGCGCCTGCTACTGCGGCCTGTGCCAGCGGCTGGGCGAGGTCTATGGGCTGCGAGGCCGGGTGACCCTCACCTATGACATGACCTTTCTCATTGTGCTGCTGTCCTCCCTTTATGAGCCGGAAACCGAACAGGGGCAGCGGCGCTGTGCCGTGCACCCCTTTAAAACCCATGCGTTTTGGCGTACCCCCATCACCGATTACGCCGCGGATATGAACGTTGCTCTTGCCTATCACAACTGCTGGGATGACTGGCAGGACGATCGAAGCCTTGCGGGATATTCGGAGGCCAGGCTCCTCCGCAAACACTATGATGCCATCGAAAAGCGGTATCCCCGTCAGTGCCAGGCTATCGCCGAGGGGCTGTCCAAGCTGGCCGCCATCGAAAAAGCGGGCGTTCCCGATTTGGACAGCGCAGCCAACGCCTTTGGCGCGTTGATGGCGGAGATCTTCGTTTGGAAGGAGGACGCATGGGCGGACGCCCTGCGGCGAATGGCTGCCGGCCTGGGCCGGTTTATCTACACCATGGACGCCTACGAGGACGTGGAAAAGGATGTGCGGAAAGGGCGTTACAATCCGCTGGTCCAGCTTCATCAGGGCCCCGATTTTGAGGTGCGGTGCAAGCGAATTCTCACCCTCTTTCTTGGCGAATGCGCCATTGCGTTTGAAAAACTGCCCCTGGTTCAGGATCTGCCCATACTCCGCAACATTCTCTATTCCGGAGTGTGGACAAAATACACGCTTCTTCAAAAGAAAAAGGAAAGGAACGAATCATGA
- a CDS encoding ABC transporter ATP-binding protein, protein MIELKKISAGYDGVKRIEHIDLCLAPGSFTAIIGPNGCGKTTLLRVMARLLPPYDGEIKIGGKPAAEYEPKAFARLVSILPQSRDIPDITVEGLAAHGRFPYLGFPRRLGPQDRDAVERALEITGAAAYRSRYLRQLSGGERQKAYIAMIVAQDAETVLLDEPTTHLDIGRRFEVLELAHLLHRAGKTVVLVLHDIAEALEWCPEIVVMEKGHIRAQGSPETVFDSGTLDQVFGVRSQRIGGHYFFQALSSSSKSS, encoded by the coding sequence ATGATTGAATTGAAAAAGATCTCGGCAGGCTATGACGGTGTAAAGCGCATTGAGCACATTGATTTATGTCTGGCCCCCGGTTCCTTCACCGCCATCATCGGTCCCAACGGCTGTGGCAAAACCACCCTGCTGAGAGTGATGGCCCGCCTGCTCCCTCCCTATGACGGAGAAATCAAAATCGGCGGCAAACCTGCCGCCGAATACGAACCCAAGGCCTTTGCCAGACTGGTTTCCATCCTGCCTCAAAGCCGGGACATTCCTGACATCACCGTGGAGGGCCTGGCGGCCCATGGCCGTTTCCCCTATCTTGGCTTTCCCCGCCGGCTGGGTCCGCAGGACCGAGATGCGGTGGAACGGGCACTTGAAATCACCGGCGCCGCCGCCTACCGTTCCCGCTATCTTCGGCAGCTCTCCGGCGGCGAACGGCAAAAGGCCTACATTGCCATGATCGTGGCTCAGGATGCCGAAACCGTCCTTTTGGATGAGCCCACCACCCATCTTGACATTGGGCGGCGCTTTGAGGTGTTGGAACTGGCCCATCTCCTTCATCGGGCGGGCAAAACGGTGGTGCTTGTGCTCCATGACATTGCTGAGGCGCTTGAATGGTGCCCTGAGATCGTGGTCATGGAAAAAGGGCACATCCGCGCTCAGGGCTCGCCGGAAACCGTTTTTGACAGCGGAACTCTGGATCAGGTGTTTGGCGTACGGTCCCAAAGGATCGGGGGGCACTATTTCTTTCAGGCCTTGAGCTCTTCGTCCAAAAGCTCGTAA
- a CDS encoding (4Fe-4S)-binding protein, whose protein sequence is MNITPEERKRLKGQGILSNRDEEHFSARIITENGVLNARQMINLGEAADRYGNGNVAFTARMTLEIQGITYENIEKLQDHIQKEGMVTGGTGNKVRPVVACKGTVCVYGLLDTQGLAKAIHHRFYEGYRNVTLPHKFKIAVGGCPNNCVKPDLNDLGIMGQRVPAYENQLCRGCKKCNIEDTCPMGAAKIADGILTIDPKLCNNCGLCIGKCHFKAIPGGMAGCKIYVGGRWGKKTRPGNLLSRVYTPEEALDMVEKAILYYKEQGQPGERFGAMIDRLGIDAVEKALEGDALLQRKTAILEG, encoded by the coding sequence ATGAATATTACACCGGAGGAGCGTAAGCGTCTCAAGGGCCAGGGGATCCTGTCCAATCGGGATGAGGAGCACTTTTCCGCCCGCATCATCACGGAGAACGGCGTGCTGAACGCCCGGCAGATGATCAATCTCGGGGAAGCCGCCGACAGGTATGGCAATGGCAACGTGGCTTTTACCGCCCGTATGACTCTGGAAATCCAGGGCATAACCTATGAAAATATAGAGAAGCTTCAGGACCACATTCAAAAAGAGGGCATGGTGACCGGCGGTACGGGCAACAAGGTCCGGCCGGTGGTGGCCTGCAAGGGCACCGTGTGCGTCTATGGACTATTGGACACCCAGGGCCTGGCCAAGGCCATCCACCACCGTTTCTATGAAGGCTACCGAAATGTTACCCTTCCCCACAAATTCAAGATCGCGGTGGGCGGCTGTCCCAACAACTGCGTCAAGCCCGACCTCAATGATCTTGGCATCATGGGTCAGCGGGTGCCGGCCTATGAGAATCAGCTTTGCCGGGGCTGCAAGAAGTGCAATATCGAGGATACCTGCCCCATGGGCGCGGCGAAGATTGCAGACGGGATTCTCACCATCGACCCAAAGCTGTGCAACAACTGCGGCCTTTGCATTGGCAAATGTCATTTTAAAGCCATTCCCGGCGGAATGGCAGGCTGTAAGATCTATGTGGGCGGCCGCTGGGGCAAGAAAACCCGGCCCGGCAACCTGCTCAGCCGGGTATATACCCCGGAGGAAGCGCTGGATATGGTGGAAAAAGCGATCCTTTACTATAAGGAACAGGGCCAGCCCGGCGAGCGTTTCGGCGCTATGATCGACCGGCTGGGCATCGACGCCGTGGAAAAAGCGCTTGAAGGCGATGCTTTGCTCCAGCGCAAGACAGCCATTCTTGAGGGTTAA
- a CDS encoding FecCD family ABC transporter permease: MKNWPKFSIRKKIRSHPYGVVVLMAAALLVMACLSILVGSVSISPGELFSALGASGDPAHTSILLYVRIPRTVAALMGGSALAVSGVLLQAVLQNALASPNIIGVNAGAGLGALLVSTLFPAALGFVPAAAFGGALLTTLIIYTVARRTGISRITLVLAGVAVSSLLSAGMDALITLFPDSAVGANAFLIGGFSGVSWNHLFFALPYIAAGLLLAHLFRYELNVLGLGEDTAASLGLRVGRYRFMLIVTAALLAGSAVSFAGLLGFIGLIVPHAARFLVGPDHRLLVPVSALLGAVFTMGCDLLARILFAPYEVPVGIIMSFLGAPFFIYLILNRKRGRIHD; encoded by the coding sequence ATGAAGAACTGGCCAAAATTCTCTATCCGTAAAAAAATAAGAAGCCATCCCTATGGCGTCGTGGTTCTCATGGCCGCGGCGCTTTTGGTCATGGCTTGTCTCAGTATCCTGGTGGGATCGGTGTCCATCTCCCCGGGCGAGCTGTTCTCCGCGCTGGGAGCTTCCGGCGATCCGGCCCACACCAGCATTCTTTTGTATGTGCGCATTCCCCGGACGGTAGCCGCTCTCATGGGCGGATCCGCTCTGGCTGTGTCCGGCGTCCTGCTGCAGGCGGTTCTACAAAACGCCCTTGCCTCCCCCAATATCATCGGCGTGAATGCGGGGGCCGGACTGGGCGCCCTGCTCGTATCCACCCTCTTCCCCGCGGCTCTGGGATTCGTGCCCGCCGCCGCCTTTGGCGGCGCCCTTCTCACCACTTTGATCATCTATACGGTAGCAAGACGCACGGGCATTTCCCGCATCACGCTGGTGCTGGCCGGCGTGGCCGTATCCAGCCTCCTTTCCGCAGGCATGGATGCACTTATCACCCTGTTTCCCGACAGTGCCGTCGGAGCAAATGCCTTTCTCATCGGCGGCTTTTCCGGCGTGAGCTGGAATCATCTGTTCTTTGCCCTGCCCTATATTGCGGCGGGTCTTCTTCTCGCCCATCTGTTCCGTTATGAACTCAATGTGCTGGGTCTGGGCGAGGATACGGCCGCCTCCCTAGGGCTTCGAGTGGGCCGGTATCGATTCATGCTCATCGTTACCGCCGCCCTGCTCGCGGGCAGCGCCGTAAGCTTTGCTGGACTCCTCGGTTTTATCGGGCTCATCGTGCCCCATGCCGCCCGGTTTCTGGTGGGACCGGACCACCGCCTTCTGGTGCCCGTGTCCGCCCTTCTCGGCGCCGTCTTCACCATGGGCTGTGACCTTCTCGCCCGGATACTCTTTGCGCCCTATGAGGTCCCTGTGGGCATCATTATGTCCTTTTTGGGCGCACCCTTTTTCATCTATCTCATTTTAAACCGAAAGAGGGGGCGTATTCATGATTGA